Genomic DNA from Corallococcus silvisoli:
AGACCTCGACGAGGACGAAGCGGGTGGGGTCCTCGGTGTCCTGGCAGAAGTCGAAGCGGGCGATGCCGGGCTCCTTCACGCTCTCGCGGGCGTTGGCGAGGGTGGCCTGGAGGAAGGCGTCGACGTGCTGGGGGAGCACGCGCACGTGGACATGGACGACGAGCAGGCTCGTGGGCATGGCTCGCACGGTAGCGCGGGCGTCCCCGAGCGGAAACCGGTAGGGTGCCGGGCCGTTCACTCCCTCATTTTCGGAGCAAGACCGCGCATGGTTT
This window encodes:
- a CDS encoding antibiotic biosynthesis monooxygenase; the protein is MPTSLLVVHVHVRVLPQHVDAFLQATLANARESVKEPGIARFDFCQDTEDPTRFVLVEVYRAPDAPAAHKQTAHYLTWRDAVAPMMAEPRAARRFVNRFPDDAGW